In Flavobacteriales bacterium, the sequence TATAATAACATAGATTACAAAACCAATTTAACATGTCAGAAAATAAAATTAATAGATACAGCGACGAAGATTTACAAGAATTTAGAGAATTAATTGAGGGTAAATTAAAAGAGGCGAACGAGGATTTAGTTTTGTTAAGAGAGTCATTGTCTCATGAAGGAGATCACGGGACAGACGATACCAGTAGAACATTCAATATGATGGAGGATGGGTCTGAAACAATGATGAGAGAAGAGATGGCTCAATTAGCTGTAAGACAAGAAAAGTTTGTGAAGAACTTAGAGAATGCATTGATTAGAATTGAAAACAAGACGTATGGTGTATGTCGTGTTACGGGTAATTTAATTAGAAAAGAGCGTTTAAAGTTAGTTCCGCACGCTACATTAAGTATAGAAGCTAAGAAAGCACAAGGGTAAAAGAAAATGGAGCTAGAAAAGTACCAAAACGTCATCTTTATTATTCTTACAATTGTAGGGGTCGTGTTTTTGGCGATCAGTATTTTTCTAATCAAGTTTCCACCCAAAAAAATAAATGGGTTGTATGGATATAGAACTTCTAGATCTATGCAGTCTCAGGAAGCTTGGGATTATTCACAACGTTATTCTTCTAAAATAATGGTCGTTTTAGGGCTTGTTTATTTTGTGTTGGGAATAACGAGCCTATTTATTCCTAAGCAAGAGGATATGGTGGGTGCACTTGTTTCAATAGTAATAGTGCTTAGTGGCGTTTTTTTTATGTTTTACAAAACAGAAAAACAGTTAGCTAAGCATTTTGATTTTTAATAAAAGATTGTGCGTACAGCTTTAATAACAATAATTTCAGTCATATTTATTGACCAGTTTGTCAAGATTTGGATCAAAACACATGCTTTGCTACATGAAGTTGTGGGGAGTTTTGGTTTTATTAAGTTTCACTTTATAGAAAACCCTGGAATGGCATTTGGAATGGCATTTGGAGGAGACTGGGGAAAGATTGTACTCGGTGTATTTAGAGTTCTTGCCATTGTTGGTTTGGGATTAATCATTAGAAACTTAATAGAAAACAAGGCGCATAAAGGATTAGTGTTGTCTATTTCTTTAATCTTTGCTGGAGCTTTGGGGAATATTATTGATGGTGTTTTATACGGTTACTTATTTGATAAAGGAACAGTATGGGACCCTATGTTACAGGATTGGTCTGGTTATGCAGGAGTAGCTCAAGCTAATTTTCAAGGTTATGCTGGAATTCTTCAAGGTTGTGTAGTCGATATGATACATGCAGAGTTTTATTACCCATCATGGATGCCATTCGGGTTAGCAGGAGAGGAAGTGTTTCCTCCAGTTTTTAATATTGCCGACTCTGCAATTTCAATCGGTATTGTAGTTATCATCTTGTTTAATAAGCGATTTTTAGGAGAGAATGCAAGTGATTTTGAAATCTTTAAAAGAAAGAAAAAATCATTGGTGGAGTAAACAATGCCAAACCAAACTAAAATATTGATTATTTATACAGGGGGAACCATTGGGATGATTACCGATGTAGAAACGGGAGC encodes:
- a CDS encoding TraR/DksA family transcriptional regulator, whose product is MSENKINRYSDEDLQEFRELIEGKLKEANEDLVLLRESLSHEGDHGTDDTSRTFNMMEDGSETMMREEMAQLAVRQEKFVKNLENALIRIENKTYGVCRVTGNLIRKERLKLVPHATLSIEAKKAQG
- a CDS encoding SdpI family protein codes for the protein MELEKYQNVIFIILTIVGVVFLAISIFLIKFPPKKINGLYGYRTSRSMQSQEAWDYSQRYSSKIMVVLGLVYFVLGITSLFIPKQEDMVGALVSIVIVLSGVFFMFYKTEKQLAKHFDF
- a CDS encoding signal peptidase II, with the translated sequence MRTALITIISVIFIDQFVKIWIKTHALLHEVVGSFGFIKFHFIENPGMAFGMAFGGDWGKIVLGVFRVLAIVGLGLIIRNLIENKAHKGLVLSISLIFAGALGNIIDGVLYGYLFDKGTVWDPMLQDWSGYAGVAQANFQGYAGILQGCVVDMIHAEFYYPSWMPFGLAGEEVFPPVFNIADSAISIGIVVIILFNKRFLGENASDFEIFKRKKKSLVE